The Euphorbia lathyris chromosome 8, ddEupLath1.1, whole genome shotgun sequence genome has a window encoding:
- the LOC136203290 gene encoding protein kinase PINOID 2, with translation MASRDESDYDSSSSSWMSFGVSESCSSSSTYTHKQKPHKANQAAWEAIRRVEGRVGVEHFRLLRRLGSGDLGNVYLCQIRKPPHCFYAMKVVDKDAVAVRKKLQRAQMEKDILGILDHPFLPTLYAHFEASHYSCLLMEYCPGGDLYAARLRQPGTRFTLSSTKFYGAELLLALEYLHMMGIVYRDLKPENVLVREDGHIMLSDFDLSFKCDVVPQVLRSSKTKTKTPTRHFTFTPSCATPLLSCFSAKTKKVTTILESADTNSQEETDPELVAEPINARSKSFVGTHEYLAPEVISGQGHGSAVDWWTLGIFLYEMLYGTTPFKGENNETTLVNILKKPLTFPRNVVGSSKEIEEREKVEHLISKLLVKNPKKRIGSIKGSIEIKRHDFFKDVNWALIRSVKPPHVPNHNNNVCNMFRQIPKLTKKQREAPYQIPHSYHFDYF, from the exons ATGGCATCCAGAGATGAATCTGACTACGATAGCAGTAGCTCTTCCTGGATGAGCTTCGGAGTGTCCGAATCTTGTTCCTCCTCCAGCACATACACACATAAACAGAAGCCACACAAGGCTAACCAAGCTGCATGGGAGGCCATTCGGAGGGTAGAAGGCCGAGTTGGAGTGGAGCATTTCCGTCTCCTCCGGCGTCTAGGAAGTGGGGATTTAGGAAATGTATATCTTTGCCAGATAAGGAAGCCGCCTCACTGTTTTTATGCGATGAAAGTGGTTGATAAAGATGCTGTTGCTGTTAGGAAGAAGCTACAGAGAGCTCAAATGGagaaggatattttgggtattctTGATCATCCTTTTTTGCCTACTCTTTATGCACACTTTGAAGCTTCACACTATTCTTGCTTGCTTATGGAGTATTGCCCCGGCGGAGATTTATATGCTGCAAGGCTCCGCCAGCCCGGAACACGCTTCACCCTTTCATCAACCAA GTTTTATGGTGCCGAGCTTCTCTTAGCCCTAGAGTATCTACACATGATGGGAATTGTTTACAGAGACCTTAAGCCAGAAAATGTCCTGGTAAGAGAAGACGGTCATATCATGCTTTCTGATTTCGATCTTTCTTTCAAATGCGACGTCGTTCCTCAGGTTTTAAGATCatctaaaactaaaactaaaacacCCACCCGCCATTTTACTTTTACACCTTCCTGCGCCACCCCTCTACTTTCTTGTTTCTCCGCCAAGACAAAGAAAGTTACAACTATCTTAGAATCGGCTGATACCAATTCTCAAGAAGAAACAGATCCAGAATTAGTGGCAGAACCCATCAATGCCCGATCCAAATCGTTCGTGGGAACTCATGAATATCTAGCGCCGGAAGTGATTTCAGGGCAAGGACACGGCAGCGCAGTGGACTGGTGGACGCTTGGGATATTCTTGTACGAAATGTTGTATGGAACAACTCCTTTCAAAGGGGAAAACAACGAAACAACTTTGGTGAATATACTTAAAAAGCCATTAACGTTTCCGAGGAATGTTGTTGGTAGTAGCAAAGAAATAGAAGAAAGGGAGAAAGTTGAGCATCTTATAAGCAAGCTTCTGGTAAAGAATCCAAAGAAGAGAATTGGAAGCATAAAGGGGTCGATTGAAATCAAGAGACATGATTTCTTCAAAGATGTAAATTGGGCTTTGATTAGGAGTGTTAAACCACCACATGTTCCtaatcataataataatgtatGCAATATGTTTCGTCAAATACCCAagttaaccaaaaaacaaagaGAAGCACCCTATCAAATCCCACATTCTTAccattttgattatttttaa